In Capsicum annuum cultivar UCD-10X-F1 chromosome 7, UCD10Xv1.1, whole genome shotgun sequence, one genomic interval encodes:
- the LOC107855011 gene encoding syntaxin-31, translating to MSMASSGAWTYRDRTSEFTSLSKTLKKITGSPVHDQSQLNFALSTPDRSEFNKKASKIGLNIHQIFQKIDRLAKLAKRSSIFDDPSKEIQELTSLIKKDIRTLNVGVSDLQALQDTAVADGSHSKDTVVHCTAICDDLKTRLMTATKSFQDALTIRTKNMKAHEDRRQIFSTNLARENPLKQPPKTTAEPPPWSTPSSVSPANDVQGSSQLRRRLASDNPPSHQMETSSMLQEVVPRQESFTQNRATALQNVESTISELSGIFTHLATMVAQQGELAIRIDDNIDESLTNVEGAQGALLKYLNQLSSNRSLMVKIFLIVILFLCIFIFFLA from the coding sequence ATGTCAATGGCCTCTTCTGGAGCTTGGACATATCGAGATCGAACTTCTGAATTCACATCTTTGTCCAAGACATTGAAGAAGATAACAGGAAGCCCTGTACATGATCAATCACAACTGAATTTTGCCCTGTCTACTCCTGACCGATCTGAATTTAACAAGAAGGCATCGAAAATTGGGTTAAATATCCACCAAATCTTCCAGAAAATTGATAGACTCGCTAAATTGGCAAAACGATCATCCATTTTTGACGATCCTAGCAAAGAaatccaagaattaacttctttgattaaaaaagatattAGAACACTTAATGTGGGAGTTTCGGATTTACAAGCCTTGCAAGACACGGCAGTGGCTGATGGATCTCATTCAAAAGATACAGTTGTGCATTGTACCGCTATTTGTGATGATCTGAAGACGAGGCTTATGACAGCTACAAAATCTTTCCAGGATGCGCTAACTATAAGGACAAAGAATATGAAAGCTCATGAGGACCGGAGACAAATATTTTCTACGAATCTTGCAAGAGAAAATCCTTTGAAGCAGCCTCCAAAGACTACAGcagaaccaccaccttggtcaaCTCCTTCATCAGTTTCACCGGCAAATGATGTTCAAGGCAGCAGCCAATTAAGGCGGAGATTGGCTTCGGACAATCCTCCATCTCATCAAATGGAAACGTCGTCCATGTTGCAAGAAGTGGTTCCAAGACAAGAAAGTTTCACGCAAAATAGGGCAACTGCTCTTCAAAATGTTGAATCCACTATTTCAGAATTGAGTGGGATCTTCACCCATCTAGCTACAATGGTTGCACAACAAGGGGAACTTGCGATCAGGATTGATGATAACATAGACGAGTCATTAACAAATGTTGAAGGTGCACAAGGTGCTTTATTAAAGTACTTAAACCAATTATCATCAAACAGGTCTCTCATGGTCAAAATTTTTCTCATTGTGATACTTTTTCtctgtatatttatattttttctggCTTGA